The Peribacillus simplex genome contains a region encoding:
- the modA gene encoding molybdate ABC transporter substrate-binding protein produces MKKIYLMIFSIMMLVIAGAGCSSDEGKDAGKQAQQADEKVELTISAAASLQDSLNDIKKSFEKENANVKVHYNFGASGALQQQISQGAPVDLFFSAAEDKFDKLVEEGLIEEKNGIDLVGNELVLVVPKDSKKGIGSLEDLTKAAKISIGTPESVPAGQYAKQTLENMNLFKEVEDRLVYAKDVRQVLTYVETGNVDAGLVYKTDALNSSKVEIIATAQADLHDPIIYPVGMINDLDHAKEAKLFYDYLQTEASMKIFEKYGFKNLK; encoded by the coding sequence TTGAAGAAAATATACCTTATGATTTTTTCGATCATGATGCTTGTGATAGCGGGGGCAGGGTGTTCAAGTGATGAAGGAAAAGATGCAGGAAAGCAGGCGCAACAGGCTGACGAGAAAGTGGAACTGACGATTTCGGCAGCTGCAAGTTTGCAAGATTCCTTAAATGATATAAAGAAGTCTTTTGAAAAAGAAAATGCAAATGTGAAAGTCCATTATAACTTTGGAGCCTCTGGAGCGCTTCAGCAGCAGATATCACAAGGAGCACCTGTTGACCTGTTTTTCTCAGCTGCAGAAGATAAATTTGATAAATTAGTGGAAGAGGGTCTTATTGAAGAGAAAAACGGAATCGATTTAGTCGGCAATGAGCTGGTGCTGGTGGTGCCAAAGGATTCCAAAAAGGGAATCGGATCACTGGAAGACCTCACTAAGGCCGCAAAAATTTCGATCGGCACTCCAGAGTCTGTGCCGGCAGGGCAGTATGCGAAACAAACTTTGGAAAACATGAACCTCTTTAAAGAGGTTGAAGATCGATTGGTATATGCCAAGGATGTCCGGCAAGTGCTTACATATGTGGAAACGGGGAACGTGGACGCAGGCCTCGTCTATAAAACGGACGCGCTCAATTCATCAAAAGTTGAAATCATTGCAACAGCCCAGGCAGATTTACATGATCCGATCATATATCCCGTCGGTATGATCAATGACCTGGATCATGCCAAGGAAGCCAAGCTATTCTATGACTATCTCCAAACGGAAGCCTCCATGAAAATCTTTGAAAAATACGGATTTAAGAATTTGAAATAA
- a CDS encoding helix-turn-helix transcriptional regulator produces MSKELSYTIEEVSQLLKVSKLTIYDLVKKGELPVFRVGRQMRMDATDLELYINNHKSSTSPVAEPPGNEVKDSLTLVISGQDMVLDILGQHIQKHSSYKTLRSNTGSLSGLISMYNGDSDIVSLHMFDGDTGEYNLPYIKKILVGYPYILLNLVSRKAGLYVKKGNPFGLTNWTDLKHKDLAIINRERGSGARILLDEQLRIHRISSKDLKGYANEETNHLSVASAVSAGKADVGVGIEKAAKIVGVDFVPLITERYDLVMLKSPKNEELINVVKRILSSNPFQAEINALGDYDISQTGSIIYETY; encoded by the coding sequence ATGTCAAAAGAGCTTTCCTATACGATCGAGGAAGTGTCACAGCTTTTAAAGGTATCTAAATTGACAATTTATGATCTTGTTAAAAAAGGGGAACTCCCAGTATTCCGTGTGGGAAGGCAGATGAGAATGGATGCAACAGACTTGGAGCTGTATATTAATAACCATAAGTCCAGTACATCCCCCGTTGCCGAACCCCCTGGAAACGAAGTGAAGGATTCCCTTACCCTTGTCATAAGCGGGCAAGACATGGTGTTAGATATACTGGGGCAGCACATTCAGAAGCACTCCAGCTATAAAACACTGCGATCTAACACAGGAAGTCTAAGCGGTCTTATATCCATGTACAATGGGGATTCCGACATCGTTAGTTTGCATATGTTCGATGGAGATACTGGGGAATATAATCTTCCTTATATAAAAAAAATTTTGGTCGGTTATCCTTATATTTTACTTAATCTAGTTTCAAGGAAAGCTGGTTTGTATGTTAAAAAGGGAAATCCCTTCGGCCTCACCAATTGGACTGATTTAAAACATAAAGACTTGGCCATCATCAATCGGGAAAGAGGATCGGGAGCACGGATTCTTCTTGATGAGCAGCTCAGGATTCACAGAATATCTTCTAAAGATCTTAAGGGATATGCAAACGAAGAGACCAACCACTTAAGTGTGGCTTCAGCGGTTTCTGCGGGGAAAGCGGATGTGGGTGTGGGAATTGAAAAAGCTGCAAAAATCGTTGGAGTTGACTTTGTTCCATTAATTACAGAACGTTATGACCTTGTTATGTTAAAATCTCCGAAAAACGAAGAGCTCATAAACGTCGTTAAGCGGATTTTATCATCGAATCCATTTCAAGCTGAAATCAACGCTTTAGGCGATTATGATATTTCTCAGACAGGCTCTATCATTTACGAGACATATTAA
- a CDS encoding MGDG synthase family glycosyltransferase translates to MKKVLFLPLFRMQSGHHQVAEALMDMLKKHSNGITYKKIDLISYTNTSLEKIIASSYLTWIRYAPETYNLAYKNLFYVHSSKERIFKWYQQLFMNKLEQLIAEEEPDLIVCTHGFPSYLLSQLKMKGKCSTPVINVYTDFFINNVWGSEGIDAHFLPSQEVKEKLMSKRQIPKQTMMVTGIPVHEEITRNASIQKNTERPKILISGGNSGLGGILNLGDELKTSTDFDYLVLCGNNNKLYEEIETWNLPHIKPLPYISSRTEMNRLYEEVDAIVTKPGGVTISEALRKRLPIFVHSRLPGQEEINLQYLKQQGLVFKLNQKTPFEKQLRSILKDQKKMKKWSTSIESYHKEIELEKPEGIVEVMKLILNLNQNGTPSYLARQPKLLYS, encoded by the coding sequence ATGAAGAAGGTTTTGTTTTTACCTCTCTTTCGAATGCAATCGGGGCATCATCAAGTTGCAGAGGCATTAATGGATATGTTAAAAAAGCATTCAAATGGGATTACTTATAAAAAAATCGATCTAATCAGTTATACCAATACTTCTCTAGAAAAAATCATCGCAAGCAGTTATCTAACATGGATCCGTTATGCGCCGGAAACCTATAATCTTGCCTATAAGAATCTGTTTTATGTACACTCCTCAAAGGAACGGATATTTAAATGGTATCAGCAATTATTCATGAATAAGCTGGAACAATTGATAGCAGAGGAAGAGCCTGATTTAATTGTGTGCACACATGGTTTCCCTTCCTATCTTTTGAGCCAGCTAAAGATGAAAGGGAAGTGCAGCACACCGGTAATAAACGTGTACACGGACTTTTTCATTAATAATGTGTGGGGAAGCGAAGGGATAGATGCCCACTTTCTTCCTAGCCAAGAAGTGAAAGAAAAGCTGATGAGCAAGCGTCAAATACCAAAACAAACGATGATGGTCACTGGCATTCCCGTGCACGAGGAAATCACTAGAAATGCTTCTATTCAAAAAAACACAGAACGGCCCAAAATTTTGATATCCGGAGGAAATAGCGGTCTGGGAGGGATTTTGAACTTAGGTGATGAGTTAAAGACTTCAACCGACTTTGATTATTTAGTCCTTTGCGGAAATAACAACAAGCTGTATGAAGAAATCGAAACATGGAACTTACCTCATATCAAACCATTGCCTTATATCTCATCAAGGACTGAAATGAATAGGCTTTATGAAGAAGTTGACGCGATCGTTACGAAACCCGGCGGTGTCACGATTAGCGAAGCATTGCGAAAAAGGCTTCCCATTTTTGTTCACTCCAGGCTTCCTGGGCAGGAGGAAATTAATCTGCAGTATTTAAAACAACAAGGTCTTGTATTTAAACTTAATCAGAAAACGCCTTTTGAAAAACAATTGCGGAGTATATTAAAAGATCAGAAAAAAATGAAAAAATGGAGCACATCCATAGAATCCTATCATAAGGAAATAGAGTTGGAGAAACCTGAGGGAATAGTGGAGGTCATGAAATTGATCCTTAACCTTAATCAAAATGGTACGCCTTCCTATCTAGCCCGGCAGCCCAAACTCCTATATAGCTGA
- a CDS encoding DedA family protein, which produces MNIDTLLHFIDSYGYLIIFLFLFFGIVGVPAPEESLLFLIGVLAVQGKLSLGLAMLCAILGAFIGMLAAYACGKYVGYPFINKYGRFIGITSERWEKAKKNYTDNAQKTLVLGFYIPGIRQISPYFAGISSIPFRKYFLFSLFGTILWTVPFIVAGYYVGDAFNVNPKYVPYLGIVFLVIFVLYVTIKYMKKRKQMSKS; this is translated from the coding sequence ATGAATATAGATACGCTTTTACATTTTATTGATTCATATGGATACCTGATCATTTTTCTTTTTTTATTCTTCGGCATTGTGGGAGTGCCTGCTCCAGAAGAATCACTTCTATTCCTAATCGGGGTGTTGGCTGTCCAAGGTAAGCTCTCACTGGGTTTGGCAATGCTGTGTGCAATTCTCGGCGCCTTTATCGGAATGCTTGCAGCTTATGCATGCGGAAAATATGTGGGGTATCCATTTATAAATAAATATGGAAGATTCATTGGGATTACGAGTGAACGCTGGGAGAAAGCAAAGAAAAACTATACGGATAATGCACAAAAAACATTGGTATTGGGATTTTACATTCCGGGAATAAGACAAATTAGTCCATATTTTGCAGGGATCTCATCCATACCCTTTCGGAAATACTTCCTTTTTTCCCTATTTGGCACCATACTCTGGACCGTTCCTTTTATAGTGGCCGGTTATTATGTGGGGGATGCTTTTAATGTTAATCCTAAATATGTTCCATATTTAGGTATTGTATTTTTAGTTATTTTTGTACTATATGTTACTATCAAATACATGAAAAAGAGAAAACAAATGTCCAAAAGTTGA
- a CDS encoding polysaccharide deacetylase family protein has product MHIWLISFIILLLLLIFYTIIPTVVIRVCSLGITKKINSNHGIALTFDDGPNPEYTIKLLDLLKEYEIKATFFVVGSKVKSNPEIIKRMHEEGHTIGIHHFHHVSSWVLSPIHLRKQLEMTEKAISECTNEKVVFYRPPWGHFNLFTPLFSKKYRVIMWSGIFGDWKAENCKNTLLDQLRSTSTEGSILLLHDCGETLGADKEAPGHMIEMLKIYLQESKEKGTHFISLKDL; this is encoded by the coding sequence ATGCATATATGGCTGATTAGTTTTATTATTTTATTATTGCTATTAATCTTTTATACGATTATCCCAACGGTGGTTATTCGTGTATGCAGTCTGGGAATAACCAAAAAAATCAATTCGAATCATGGGATTGCGCTAACTTTCGATGATGGCCCAAACCCTGAATATACGATAAAATTGCTTGATCTTTTAAAAGAGTATGAGATAAAGGCCACATTTTTTGTTGTTGGCAGTAAAGTGAAAAGCAATCCTGAGATTATTAAAAGAATGCATGAAGAGGGACATACTATCGGTATCCATCATTTCCATCATGTTTCAAGTTGGGTGCTATCACCAATCCATCTGCGGAAGCAGTTGGAAATGACTGAAAAGGCGATAAGTGAATGTACGAATGAAAAGGTTGTTTTTTATAGACCGCCATGGGGCCATTTTAATCTATTCACGCCACTTTTCAGTAAGAAATATAGAGTGATAATGTGGTCCGGCATTTTCGGGGATTGGAAGGCCGAAAATTGCAAAAATACTTTGCTTGATCAACTGCGAAGCACTTCGACGGAAGGTTCCATCCTGTTGCTTCATGACTGTGGTGAAACTTTGGGGGCGGATAAAGAGGCACCAGGCCATATGATTGAAATGTTAAAAATTTACCTGCAGGAAAGTAAGGAAAAAGGAACACACTTCATTTCTTTAAAAGACTTATAA
- the bioB gene encoding biotin synthase BioB → MLAENVIKGYKVTEEEALSIVQAPDEEVLEILNAAYLIRKHHYGKKVKLNMIINTKSGLCPEDCGYCSQSIVSEAPIDKYAWLTKEKIVEGAQESIRRKAGTYCIVASGRRPTNREIDHVIEAVKEIRETTDLKICCCLGFLNEEHAGKLAEAGVHRYNHNLNTSQENYSKITSTHTYEDRVDTVEAVKDAGMSPCSGAIFGMGESEEEAVEIALSLRSLDADSIPCNFLNAIDGTPLEGTSELTPTKCLKLISMMRFVNPSKEIRLAGGREVNLRSMQPMALYAANSIFVGDYLTTAGQEPTADWGIIEDLGFEIEECAL, encoded by the coding sequence ATGTTAGCGGAGAACGTTATCAAAGGATATAAAGTGACGGAGGAAGAGGCATTATCCATCGTACAAGCCCCAGACGAAGAGGTTTTGGAAATTCTGAATGCAGCCTATCTCATACGTAAGCACCATTATGGGAAAAAGGTTAAATTGAATATGATCATCAATACGAAGTCAGGATTATGTCCCGAAGATTGCGGCTACTGCTCGCAGTCGATCGTTTCGGAAGCCCCGATCGATAAATATGCTTGGCTGACTAAAGAAAAGATTGTCGAGGGAGCGCAAGAATCAATTCGTCGCAAAGCGGGTACTTATTGCATCGTTGCGTCCGGCCGGCGTCCGACCAACAGGGAAATCGATCATGTCATTGAAGCGGTAAAGGAAATCCGCGAAACGACGGATCTTAAAATCTGCTGCTGTTTAGGTTTCCTGAATGAGGAACATGCCGGCAAACTGGCGGAAGCGGGCGTTCATCGCTACAACCACAACTTGAATACATCACAGGAAAACTACAGCAAAATTACATCGACACATACATATGAAGACCGGGTAGATACAGTTGAAGCTGTGAAGGATGCTGGTATGTCCCCATGTTCTGGTGCCATTTTCGGTATGGGGGAATCTGAGGAGGAAGCGGTGGAAATCGCCCTATCCTTACGAAGCCTTGATGCAGATTCCATTCCTTGTAATTTTCTCAATGCAATTGACGGAACGCCGCTTGAGGGAACTTCCGAGTTGACCCCCACTAAATGCCTGAAATTGATTTCGATGATGAGATTCGTTAATCCGAGCAAAGAAATTCGTCTGGCCGGCGGTCGTGAGGTCAATCTCCGTTCCATGCAGCCCATGGCGCTTTATGCAGCCAATTCCATCTTCGTCGGCGATTATTTAACGACAGCCGGTCAAGAACCCACAGCGGATTGGGGAATCATCGAAGACCTGGGATTTGAAATTGAAGAATGCGCTCTTTAA